TTAAAAAAAGAATTCTGATTTTCAAGAAGCGGTGAGAATTCTTTTGAAATCTCTTGATTTTTTTTCAAAAAGAGATTCAATCCTCTCAGAAAAAGCATAACCTTACCCACAAGTTGAGAGGGGATACAATGAGAATCGTCCTAGGAAAAGGTATTTTGTAGGAATTCCTACATGAAAATTTTTACTTGCGAAAAGTTTGATTTTGTGATAGAGGAAAGTCTCCGGAATTTTTCCACCACCCACCCCTCCACCCGAAATTTGGGAGGGGCGCGACCTTCACTGAAAGATTGTCGTAGTTCCGACAGATTTTCGTCCGACCCAGACAACTTGTGGGTAAAGTTATGCACAAAAAAGCGACGGTGAGAATATGCAGGAAATCTTTCAGGCGATAGCGAGCGGGCAGAAATCCAAAGTGATTGGTCTTTTGAAACGGGATCCGGATCTGTTCCAGAGTCTGACGGAAGAAGGAATCACTCCGGTTTTATTTTCAATCTATTACGGGAAACAGGATCTCTCCAGGGAAATTTTTGAACTGAGTCCGAATCGAAATCTTTTCGAAGCCGCGGCGCTTGGAGATTTGGAAGAAACAAAAAGACTGATCTTAGAATTTCCAAAAGAGATCAACGTTCTTTCTAAGGACGGTTGGTCCGCGTTGCATCTCGCTTCTTACTTCGGTCATCTTGAGATCGTAAGAATGTTGATCGATGCCGGAGCCGATTTGAGTTTGACTTCGAAGAGTAGGATGTCCTACGGAAATACGGCTTTGCACTCAGCGATTGCGACCGGAAGAAAGGCGGTTGTAGAACTTCTTTTGGAAAGAGGAGCCGATGCAAATGCGATTCAAGATCCGGGAAAGATCACTCCTCTGCACATCGCGGCGAGTCGTCCCGGAAGCACGGAAATCATTCATATTCTTTTAAAAAAAGGAGCGGACAAAACCAAACTCAGCGATGAAGAACAAACTCCTTACGCAATCGCATTAGAAAAAGGGAATGAAGCTGAAGCGAGAGAATTGGAGATTTTTTGAAATTTTAAGTTCTATCCTAACGAGTAAATTGGTAATTGATTCAATACATTCGCAAGGGACAAGACAAAAACGGATTCGATTTTTGCCGAAGCCTGTTCCTGAAAAAAGCAGATTAGAGAATGAGAGAATTGCAAATGGAAACTTTAAGTTTTACGATTTTAATTCACGCCGACGTAAAGACCGTTTGGCACAAGATGCTCGACGATAAGAGTTATCGAATTTGGACGGAAGCGTTTCACGCGGGTTCTTACTATGAAGGAAGTTGGGAAAGAGGAAGTATCATCCGTTTTTTGGGACCGGACGAAAACGGCGCCATAGGAGGTATGTACAGCCGGGTCAAAGAAAACATCATGTATCAGTTTATTTCGATCGAACATTTAGGGATGATCAACAACGGAGTCGTCGATACCGAAAGCGAAGAGGTGAAAAAGTGGACTCCTTCTTTCGAGAATTACACGTTCAAAGAACAAGGCTCCGGTAAAACGGAATTGATCATAGAGATGCAAACCGTAGAAGAATACAAGGCTATGTTCGAAGATATGTGGCCCAAGGCATTAAAGGCGCTGAAGGATTTGTGCGAAGTTGGATGAAGTTTGCTTCTTGAGGAGAAGTTGCCAGTTTGATTTCTTTGCTTTGTAAAGAGTCAACGCCAACGCTCCGCTGGCTTTTGACTACATTGCTTCCTATCGGGCGCAATGTACCTGTAACGCGACCCATAGGAAGCGTTACATTGAGTTAATAGGGACTCGCCGCTACGCAAACAACTATGGTGCAGCATAAACTCAGCAGATTCTTCCCTACGGGTCAGAATCTATCACGGCGTCTCGAACTTTCCTCACCACATCCTGTGGTTCGGTCGCGTTCATGACGCTCTCTATGGATCGCTATGAACGCTTTCAAGTTCTCGCTTCGAGTCCCGACATTGTTATGGAAAAGTTTGAAGGTTGTACCTACCGGGACTCGAACCCGGACCCCAGGCTCCGGAGGCCTGTACTCTATCCATTGAGCTATAGGTACGCTCACAAATGAGTCTTTTGAAGAGGCCGTCGTTGTCAAATGCAAATCCGGAATAGGACAAGAGACGCCGGAAAGTCCTTGAAAAAGGAATCAGGTATGAAATCGTCTTCTTAAAAGATAGAGGTAGAGATGCAGGTTTCGTTTCTGATTGATTGGAATAGAGCTTTCTTTGGAAAGATATTTTATTTTCTATTCCTTCTTGTAGTTTTAGGAGTTCTTTCTCCGGTTTTTTCCGTGAGCGAAGAAGAAGAGGAGAGGCTTCTCGAAAAAGCACTCGTCGAAAGCGCGGTAACGCCGGCGCAAAAACAAGCCGTTTCCAATTATCTCAAGGCCACTGCGATCGCAAAAAGAAATAGGGCGAACGAACTCAGAGAACTCGCGAAACTTTCTAGAGGAGAAAAATTTCTCCACGCGCAAGCTCGCAAAGAGAAGCTTCATAGAATGGCCGAATCTCTCGAACGTCAGGCGGATCGTCACGAAGCGGCTCTCAAACAACTTCCGACCGAAAGTCATTGATTCAAAAAATGGAATCTATTTAGTTTGCTTTAGAATTTCAGGAACGTCTTTTTCAAACAATTCTTGAACTGACAAAAAGAATCGATTGATAACTACCTAATTTTCTTTTTGAATCCGGATTCTTTCCAACAAAATATCCAGACATTCTTTTGCGATTTGATCCGGCCCTTTCTCGGCGTCGATTCGAATCGTTTCCTTAGGAAGAATTCTCTCATAAGCGGAATAGATTTTTTCCAATTGGGAAAGAGTTTCAAATCTTTCCTTTTCCTCTTTTCTCCGACTCAATCTTTCCAAGGCGATCTTCGGATTCAGATTTAGATAAAACAGAACATCCGGAATTTTAAAATTTCTTTCTAAGTTTTTTTGTAGAATCGTTTCGGGAGAAAGATTCGGCCCGCTCTGATAGGCCGCGGTGGAATACATATAACGGTCGAGTAAAACATTCTTTTCGGATTGTAACGCGGGAAGAATATTTTGTTTTAAGGATTCTTCTCTGTCGGAAAGAAAGGCTTCGATTTGTTCTTCCGGTTTGAGTTCAATTTCTCCTCTTAGAAATTTTCTTAAGAATTTCCCCGTTTCTAAGTTTGTCGGTTCCGTAAACGAAACCGCGGCGATTTCCTTTTTGAGTAGAAGTTCCGTCACGGACCTGCAGAGTGTGGACTTTCCACTTCCGTCGATTCCTTCAAATACTACGAAGAGCGGAGTTTCTTTCTTCATTTTGGCTTTTCCAATTCAATCTTGACAGGTTCGGATTTATTCAAAATCATTCTTCTAAGATACATGGATTTGTTTTAAAAGGAAGAATCCAGTAAAAATTCCCAGATGAAAAATAATTTTCCCATTCTTAGATCTCTTTTCTTTTTTTTATTCTTCTTTGTCTTCTTTCAATTCTGCGCGCATCTTCCTCAAAAAGAAAATTCTTCTTCGATCGAGGAAACAAAAACTTCCAATCCTACTTTTTCGAAAGACCGAATCAAAATTCATCATATCTACGAAGAGGTCTATCCGGATTCTTCCGAGAGTTCCGTTTTAATCACTTCGGAGAAGAATGCGAATCCTCAGATCGCTCACTTTAAAGGAACTTCTAAAACGCAAAAAGTGGAAGTGGTTCTTGGAACCGGCATCGTCATCAATCAGTTGGGTTATATTCTTACAAACGAACACGTTATTCGTGCTTATGATAAGCTCAATGTTAAACTCAAATCGGGCAAACTCTACGAAGCTCAGATCATCGGTCTGGATAAGAAGCTCGACCTCGCGATTTTAAAAGTGGAAGTCGATCACGAAATCATTCCCGTAGAAGTTTTGGATTACTATTCTCTTCAAGTCGTAGAGCGCGCGATTCAAAAGTATATGAAAGCAAAACAAGCATTCAAAGAAAGCAGAGGAAACGCGATCAAGAAGAATGTTCCCGTTCACTTGCGGCATTGATCCGTTTTTCCATTTCACTTTCAAATTCGGGAAACTCTTTCTTTAAATCGGGGTCTAAATTTTAAGACAGAGTGGAATTCTCCTCTCTGTCCAAATCCAAATTGTATCCGAATGTGGTTCCTGAAGAGACTTGTTTCTAAATCCAACTTGACAGTCGGAGGAGCGAGTCGATCCTTTCAGTACCTATCGGAAATTCATTTTCAGAGGGAAAGAATTCAATGAAAAACTTGGAAAAACTGAAGTATATTGCGATCGTCAGCATTTCACTTCTCCTCGGAGCATTCTTATCTCCTGTAATGTTCTGCGGATCCAATCAGAACAGTCCTCTCTTCCTAAGCGCGAAGGGAGACAGAGAACCGACTCCGGCGGCTCGTCAGGCTATTACCATTCAACAAGCCTTTGAAGAAGTATATCAAACCGCTTCTCCGAGTGTTGTTTCCATCGCGACCGAAAGAACTCAAAATGTTCCGGTTCATCCTTTCGGCGATCCGTTCTTTGATCAGTTTTTCGGAAGAGGTCAAGGCGGCGGCGGAAGAGTGATGAAACAAAAACAAACCGGTCTTGGTTCGGGAATCATTCTCAATACGCAAGGTTATATTCTTACAAACGAACACGTGGTTCGTTCCATGGATAAGCTTACGGTTCGTCTCAAGACGGGAAAAACTTACAACGCGGAACTCGTCGGTTCCGACGCGACCATCGACTTGGCTCTTTTAAAAATCAAACCGGATTCCGAAATCACTCCGATCGAACTCGGTGATTCTTCCGCAGTCAAAGTGGGCGACTGGGCGATTGCGATCGGAGCTCCTCTCGGTTACGAACAATCCCTCACCGCGGGAATCGTAAGCGCGGTGGGCCGTGCGGGAATCGATAACAGCGGAGTTCATTATCTTCAAACGGACGCGGCGATCAACCAAGGAAACTCAGGAGGACCGCTTCTCGACATCAACGGTCGTGTGATCGGAATCAATCGTATGATCGCTTCTCAGAGTGGAGGTTCGGTGGGAATCGGCTTTGCCATTCCGATCAACGAAGCCAAGGCGATCATGGAAGAATTGAAGACCACCGGAAAGGTAAAACGTTCCGCTAAACCGTGGCTGGGCATTCGAGTGGATTATCTTCAGGAAGAAGACGCAAAGCAGTTGAAAATTTCCGGAGGAGCGGTGGTTGTAGAGATCATGAACGATTCTCCGGCGGATCGCGCGGGAATTCAATTGATGGATGTGATCACTGAAATTTCCGGAACAAAGATCAATTCTCCCGATGAAGTTGTCCGTACCGTAGAAAAAAGTAAGCCGGGAGATCGTATTACCGTTACGATCCTCCGTCAAGGAAACGTTTCGAGACTTTCGATTCAGCTTAAGGAAAGACCAAACTGATTGTCCAAATCCCATACCCTCAATCCTGAAGAAGAATTTGAAGAAGAGTCGGGTTTACGCCCGTCTCTTCTGGGCGAATTTATAGGCCAAAGAGAAGTCCTAAACAATCTCGGAGTCTACGTCCAAGCCGCGAAGAATCGAAAACGAGCTCTGGACCACGTTCTCATCTCCGGTCCACCCGGACTCGGAAAAACAACTCTCGCCGGAATTATCTCCAACGAACTCGGGACCAGACTTACGATCACTTCCGCTCCCGTGATCACAAAGGGCGCCGATCTCGCACGTCTTCTCACGAGTATGGGTGAGAATGAAATCCTTTTTATAGACGAGATTCATACGCTTCACAAAAAGCTCGAAGAGATTCTCTATCCCGCGATGGAGAATTATATGATCGATCTCGTCATCGGAGAAGGTGTGACCGCTCAGATGGTTCAGATTCCTCTCAAGCCTTTTACCTTGGTCGGAGCTACGACCCGAAGCGGTCTTATCAGCGAACCTCTCAAGAGTCGTTTTGGAATTCAACTTCGTTTGGATTACTATAGCGACGAGGAGATGAAGGAAATCGTTTTGCGTTCTTCTAAAATTCTGAACGTTGCGATCGAAGACGACGCGGCTCTGGAAATCGGAAAACGTTCTCGAAAAACTCCTCGAATCGCAAATCATCTTTTGAAACGAATTCGCGACTTTAGCGAAGTCGACGGTCATTCTTCCGTCAAAAAGGATCTTTGTATCAAAGCTTTTGATAAGATGGGGATTGACGACCTGGGACTGGATGCTATGGATAGACAGATACTCGGTTGTATGATCGATCGTTATAAGGGCGGTCCCGTCGGATTGAAAGCGATCGCCGTCGTGGTTGGAGAAGAGGAAAAAACCATCGAAGACACTTACGAATCTTTTATGGTGAGAATTGGACTCATCAATCGAACTCCCGCCGGAAGAGTCGCAACCGAAAAGGCGTATCAACAACTGAAGCGAATGGGAGACTTTCCCGGAAACAATGGACAAGAGCCGACTTTATTCTGAATACTCCGGAATGCCCGAAGACGATAAGAGGTTGATCTACGCTTCCTTTTTGGTCCTTGCGCTCGCGTCTTTTTTTACCGCTCATTTACTTACACGCAACATGCTCTGGAAAATTCTCGGAAGCGAACCTATGGTCAAGATGGAGAGCAACGAGGAAAAAGAAAAAATTTACGAAGTCCTTTTGGAACAAGACTTCGTAGACAAACATATCAAAGACGAATACAAAGCCCTTTCCAATGTGGACGCGGCCGGCGCCGGTGGGATTACAAAAAAAGAAGGCTTTCACTCCGCGAGTCCGTTTCGCGAATTTGTGATGGGAAGCGTCGCGAGAAGAAATTCCGAAGCTCAAAAACAACAGTCTCTGGAAAAAAACGACGAGAAGGCTTTTGAAGTAGGAATTTATAAGATCGATCCGGTTCAAACGTCTAACACGGATAATACGAAACAAAGCACTCAAACTTACGGAAGGATGACCAAAATTCCTTTCAACTATCGTTTTGAACAAGACTTCCTCTTTCGTTGGGACGGAAGTCAGGCGCTCTCCATTCCCAGAAAAAAACTCGCAGGTTACGAATACTTTAAACGAATGCTGAAGCAGATCGAGGGAAGTTTCGCTCCTCCCGGCGGTGGGAACTTCGCTTACCGAGATATGGCGGGAACCGTGATCCGCGCCGGAATTTCTCCGGGTCAGGTCAAGGTTCAATTTTTGTTAAGCGACAGCGGTCAGGTTTTGGATACGAGACTTATTTCGACACAAGGACAGGATATCGTAGGTCAGGCCTGCGTGGATTCGATCCGGGGTCAGAACTTCGGAAAGGTCCCCGAGGAAGTAAAAGCTCAAGGAATGATCTTCGGTATCAACTTTATCTTTCCCGAGATGCGAAGCCGTTAGAGAACACTTTCGTGGATCCGATTCAAAAAGCCTTTCAAGAACGCGAAAAGCTAAAGGAAGCCGAAATCTTCGAACAACGAAGGTTAACGGCTCGCAAAACTCAACTCCGCAGATTTAAGAAAAATGTTTTATTGTTCTTTCGATGTGCCGGACGTACAAAACCGTTTTTGTATATTCAAAAATTCTTACGTTTTGTGATGGCGGATCTTTGGATCTTAAATCAATCTCCCATTCTTTGGCTTTTAGGAATGGGTCTTCCCAGTTTTTATATCACTGTCCTTGTGGTCCCGGAAATGCTGGAAAGCCCGACGATCGCGGCGATCTTTTCTTTTTTTCCGATCATTCTTGCGATAGAATGGTTTCGGTGGATCGGGTTTCGCAGAATTCTCTCCAAACTTTCCTTCTCCGTTTCCGGCTTTGAGTCGTTTTATGAAAATAGAAAATTAGAATACTATCAATGGTTTGAACTCGAGGTCAAAATTCAAGCGGATCGTAATCAGGAAGCGATCGAAGCTATATTAGAATCTTTTTGTATTCTTTCTAAAAAACTTTTTTACGCTCCCTATGCGGATAACGGAGTGGATCCGAGAAAACCTTGGATTCACGACAAAAATCTCATCTTGATCGGAAGCGGGAATTCGAGAATCGCCTTACTTCTAGTCCGCGAACTTTTGCAAAAACTCGATCGTCTCCACAGATTCGAGGCTTCCGTTCCTGCGGTTCAAATTGTCGTAGTTTCCGGACCGATCTATGTGGATTCCCTCAGCAATCAGAGTAACGATTAAAGAATATTATAAAATAGGAATGCTCATCGTGAATATGTTTTCCGATTCTCTGGAAAAATCGTAGCTCGCATTCAGTTTTTCAGCGCGCATCTGAATATTGTTTAATCCTATTCCTGAAAATTCCCCGGCCTTTGTTTCGAATTTTTTTCCGTCGTCGGCGATTCTTAAAAAAAGATTTTTTCCATCCCTATTCCATAAAATCTGAATGTTCTTTGCTTCGGAATGTCTGAGAATATTGGACATCAATTCCAGAAAAATTTTCTGTATATGAAGACACTGATCCAACCGCAGCGCGTCGGAAACTTCTTTGATCTCCGTCCTTACTTGAATCGACCCGGTGCCTTGGATTCTTTCCGCGTATCGAACCATCACGTCTTCCACGAGTTCTTTGCGAGTTCCCGTGTGCTGCATGAGAAATACGATGTCTCTTACGTTGGAGATAAGATGGGTTACTTCGATCTTTAGTTTTTTGAGAGTGGAATCCTCTTTGTTTTTAGATTCCAATTCAAAAAGGATCGCCGTGAGTTCCGAGCCGATCGAATCGTGAATGTCCGAGGCGATTCTCGTTCTTTCCTCCGCTTGGAGCTTGAGTTGTTCGTTGTATTTGACTTGAAGTTGTGCGAACTCTTTTGCCTTTTCCAAGTCTTCCGTAAATCGAGAAGATATAATATAAGAATTGAGTGCGACAAAGGTAACGAGTCCGAGAGGAAAGCTGTAAGGAAATAGAGCGTAAACTTCAAACAAACCGTAGAACACGTCGTTCATCATCGTAAAAGCAAGAACCAGCCCGGTGAAAAGAATCGTTCTTGCCCTCGGCTCTTTATTTTGAAACGCGAATATAGTAGGCGCTATGATTACGACTGCGTAGATCGGAGGCACGTAGAGAAATACAGAATACAATAGAACCAAGTTGTTTTCGTCCAAAGTTAGAATTCCGATTGCAAAGAGGAGAGTGCTCGCGATTGCAATTCGAATCCAACTTTTTGTGAATTGAACCGGAAACATTCTTTGTAAAATCAGATAAGCCGTCGGGAAAAAAGCGACTTCGCAGAAAAACTCGATTCGGATTCTAAGATCAAGAGAGAGGCTCGGCAGAGCCATGTATTGGATTCCCGAAGTGATAAAAGTATAGAGAGAAACTAAAAAACAAAACGCGGCAAAGTGAAGAGGAACCGGATCCTTTCTATAAGCAAAAAAGAATACGATATGATAGATTCCGAAGGAACAGATGACGCTGATTAAAATGATTTCGAGCCATTCTTCTTTTTTTTCCTCGAGATCGATGGAGTTTCCGTTCCCGATCCGAAACGGATTTCGAATGCCGCCTTTCAGGTGGTTTCCCTTAAAATTGGAAACTACCACGGTGATCCAAAAATCTCCGGAAGGAACGGTGACGTTTGTGATCAAAGGATGGGCCAAAAAGACCGTATCGATCGCGTCTGTTCCCGTAAGTCCGTTGGAGTAAACTTTGTGATCGTCAAAATAGACGTCGTAGACTCCGGGAAGTCTCGGAATTCTAATTTTTAGATTCGGACGGTTCCAATCGCATAACACGCGCAGACGGAATGTCGCATAACCTTTCCAAGTGTAAGTTGGATCGTAGTCCCTCCAAATCCCGGGAACGGGTTTATATAAAACACTTTTTGATACGGGTTGATTTCCTTGGGCCAATTCCTTCCAGTAAAATTCCCAATCCCCGTTTAGGGTTGTATTTTGTTCGTTGAGATTGAAATTTCTGAGATCGATCACGCCCTTTTGTGCGGTCGGACGTTCCTTGGAGGAGATTGAAGGCGAACACTGAATTAGAAAAGATAAGACTACAATAAAAAATGAATATAGTTTCCATCTCATCGTATTGTCCTTACGGATAACCGGGCACGTCTCGGATGATTCCCATTCTTCTTCCCCGAATGATGGCTTCCGATCTGGAATGAACTTCCATCTTTTTGTAGATCTTTTCTATATGTCGGCTCACCGTATGACTGGAAATGTCCAGTTCGTCCGCGATGTCGGGAAACGTCATTCCTAACGCGACGAAGTTTAGAATCTGAAGTTCCCTTTCGGTCAAACCCAGAGTGTTTAAGATCGGAGGATTTTTTGTTTCCTCTTTTTTTGTAAACTCTCGTATGATTTTATCAGCGATCCTCGGGGTAAGAGGGGCTCCGCCTAACACGATCACTCTGAGTTCCGCGAGAAACAAGGCCGGAGAAGTATCTTTTAGAAGATAACCGGACGCTCCTCCCTGAATCGCTTCCACGATCTTTTCCTCGTCTTCAAAGACCGTGAAGATCACATATTTCGTGTTAGGCGTTTTGTCCTTGAGTTCACGCAGACATTCCAGCCCGTTTGTTCCGGGGAGCCCGATATCTAAGATGACGATATCGGGAGCTTCGTCCGGAAGAGAAGAGATTGCGTCCTGCGCGTTTGAATAGTGTTTTAAGAATTTAAGATCGATGGATTTGGAAAGTAAGTCTTGGAGATTGAGGGCCGTATGAAGATTGTCTTCAATGATAGAGACAGTGTGAGTTGTCTGAGTTTCTTTAAGATCTTCGGGTTTGACCATCGGCCTGATTCTTTGGATCGCTTCCGATCGGTAAATTATTTTTTCTCTCTTGATACCGTTGTTATACAATTTATCCGAGAGAAGGTTTATCTCAAGGGCTTACGACAAAATCGCTGGCTCTTGAAGTAAGCGAAGCCGTATCGAAGTATTATTTAAAGAATTCGTTCCATTCTTCTTTTGCTTTTTCCCATCTGCGTTTGCGATCGTCTTTGTCTTTGATCTTTAGATAGAGTCTGGGTTCCGCGCCGGGAAACGTGATTCTTACTCTATGTTCGTGAAGGACTTCGACGAGAATGGTTTGTTTGTTATCGGAGGCGATTTGGTAAATGACTACACTTTTCATCTGCAAGGGAACGGAGCCTTGTCCGAGATTGGCGACGCCTTTTCTGAAATCGAGTTCTACGCAGTCCACAGGTTTGTGCCAAGTATCGCAGAACCTTCCCTCGGGAGGAGGAACCGGTTTCAAACCGCAGGCGATCAAAACAAACAAAATGGAAAATAAGAATGTCAAACTGAACATTTTTGGAAAAGGAGAGGAAGTCGTTTTAAATTTCATTTCGTTTAACATTTTCTCGGAATAAAAAATCTTATTGTTCCGTTTCCAATTCGAGATTGAGTTTTGTTTTGAGAGTCGGTTTTTCTTCGATAATTTCCCTGGCGAGTTTTATGATTTCATCCTTTCTTTCCCCGGCTTTTGGAAAAAGTTCTTCGAGGATCGTGATCGATTTTGCGTGGAGATTTTGAAGTCTGAAAATTTTAGCTTCCAAGATCCAAGATCCGGTCGTAATAAAGTCTTCGTTTTCGTTTCTCACTTTCCGAATAAAATTCAAAGAAGAAACATACTGCCCAGCGCGGAACTCCGAAAGTCCCGTTAAAAAGTGGGCTTCTCTTTCCGTGAGAAGAATGGAACCGGTGGATTCGGGACTCGCAAGATTCTTCTTTAAGAATTCCGTATCTCCCGAAAGGGAAGCTCCTAAAAGAGAGATCCAAGTATAACCCGTCTTAAACTCCGGGCTGATTTTGTCATAGGGAATCGAGTTCAAAAGACTCGTGAGAGATTTTCGAGAAAGGTGTTGTTTGATCGTTTCACCAAACGCGATCATTACCTCGTTGTCCGGGTTCTCCTTTAACGAGGGATCGATCGCTTTGGCGCGAAGTCCGTTGCGATACATTTCTTCCAAAGTCGGAAGATAGGAACCGTCCTCTTTGAGGAAGTCATTAAAACCCGAGTAAGAAAGCTTGACTA
This is a stretch of genomic DNA from Leptospira tipperaryensis. It encodes these proteins:
- a CDS encoding LIC12806 family lipoprotein, with translation MFSLTFLFSILFVLIACGLKPVPPPEGRFCDTWHKPVDCVELDFRKGVANLGQGSVPLQMKSVVIYQIASDNKQTILVEVLHEHRVRITFPGAEPRLYLKIKDKDDRKRRWEKAKEEWNEFFK
- a CDS encoding response regulator, whose translation is MVKPEDLKETQTTHTVSIIEDNLHTALNLQDLLSKSIDLKFLKHYSNAQDAISSLPDEAPDIVILDIGLPGTNGLECLRELKDKTPNTKYVIFTVFEDEEKIVEAIQGGASGYLLKDTSPALFLAELRVIVLGGAPLTPRIADKIIREFTKKEETKNPPILNTLGLTERELQILNFVALGMTFPDIADELDISSHTVSRHIEKIYKKMEVHSRSEAIIRGRRMGIIRDVPGYP
- a CDS encoding trypsin-like peptidase domain-containing protein — encoded protein: MKNNFPILRSLFFFLFFFVFFQFCAHLPQKENSSSIEETKTSNPTFSKDRIKIHHIYEEVYPDSSESSVLITSEKNANPQIAHFKGTSKTQKVEVVLGTGIVINQLGYILTNEHVIRAYDKLNVKLKSGKLYEAQIIGLDKKLDLAILKVEVDHEIIPVEVLDYYSLQVVERAIQKYMKAKQAFKESRGNAIKKNVPVHLRH
- the tmk gene encoding dTMP kinase translates to MKKETPLFVVFEGIDGSGKSTLCRSVTELLLKKEIAAVSFTEPTNLETGKFLRKFLRGEIELKPEEQIEAFLSDREESLKQNILPALQSEKNVLLDRYMYSTAAYQSGPNLSPETILQKNLERNFKIPDVLFYLNLNPKIALERLSRRKEEKERFETLSQLEKIYSAYERILPKETIRIDAEKGPDQIAKECLDILLERIRIQKEN
- a CDS encoding TonB-dependent receptor, producing MDKSRLYSEYSGMPEDDKRLIYASFLVLALASFFTAHLLTRNMLWKILGSEPMVKMESNEEKEKIYEVLLEQDFVDKHIKDEYKALSNVDAAGAGGITKKEGFHSASPFREFVMGSVARRNSEAQKQQSLEKNDEKAFEVGIYKIDPVQTSNTDNTKQSTQTYGRMTKIPFNYRFEQDFLFRWDGSQALSIPRKKLAGYEYFKRMLKQIEGSFAPPGGGNFAYRDMAGTVIRAGISPGQVKVQFLLSDSGQVLDTRLISTQGQDIVGQACVDSIRGQNFGKVPEEVKAQGMIFGINFIFPEMRSR
- a CDS encoding S1C family serine protease — protein: MKNLEKLKYIAIVSISLLLGAFLSPVMFCGSNQNSPLFLSAKGDREPTPAARQAITIQQAFEEVYQTASPSVVSIATERTQNVPVHPFGDPFFDQFFGRGQGGGGRVMKQKQTGLGSGIILNTQGYILTNEHVVRSMDKLTVRLKTGKTYNAELVGSDATIDLALLKIKPDSEITPIELGDSSAVKVGDWAIAIGAPLGYEQSLTAGIVSAVGRAGIDNSGVHYLQTDAAINQGNSGGPLLDINGRVIGINRMIASQSGGSVGIGFAIPINEAKAIMEELKTTGKVKRSAKPWLGIRVDYLQEEDAKQLKISGGAVVVEIMNDSPADRAGIQLMDVITEISGTKINSPDEVVRTVEKSKPGDRITVTILRQGNVSRLSIQLKERPN
- a CDS encoding ankyrin repeat domain-containing protein; the encoded protein is MQEIFQAIASGQKSKVIGLLKRDPDLFQSLTEEGITPVLFSIYYGKQDLSREIFELSPNRNLFEAAALGDLEETKRLILEFPKEINVLSKDGWSALHLASYFGHLEIVRMLIDAGADLSLTSKSRMSYGNTALHSAIATGRKAVVELLLERGADANAIQDPGKITPLHIAASRPGSTEIIHILLKKGADKTKLSDEEQTPYAIALEKGNEAEARELEIF
- the ruvB gene encoding Holliday junction branch migration DNA helicase RuvB translates to MSKSHTLNPEEEFEEESGLRPSLLGEFIGQREVLNNLGVYVQAAKNRKRALDHVLISGPPGLGKTTLAGIISNELGTRLTITSAPVITKGADLARLLTSMGENEILFIDEIHTLHKKLEEILYPAMENYMIDLVIGEGVTAQMVQIPLKPFTLVGATTRSGLISEPLKSRFGIQLRLDYYSDEEMKEIVLRSSKILNVAIEDDAALEIGKRSRKTPRIANHLLKRIRDFSEVDGHSSVKKDLCIKAFDKMGIDDLGLDAMDRQILGCMIDRYKGGPVGLKAIAVVVGEEEKTIEDTYESFMVRIGLINRTPAGRVATEKAYQQLKRMGDFPGNNGQEPTLF
- a CDS encoding sensor histidine kinase translates to MRWKLYSFFIVVLSFLIQCSPSISSKERPTAQKGVIDLRNFNLNEQNTTLNGDWEFYWKELAQGNQPVSKSVLYKPVPGIWRDYDPTYTWKGYATFRLRVLCDWNRPNLKIRIPRLPGVYDVYFDDHKVYSNGLTGTDAIDTVFLAHPLITNVTVPSGDFWITVVVSNFKGNHLKGGIRNPFRIGNGNSIDLEEKKEEWLEIILISVICSFGIYHIVFFFAYRKDPVPLHFAAFCFLVSLYTFITSGIQYMALPSLSLDLRIRIEFFCEVAFFPTAYLILQRMFPVQFTKSWIRIAIASTLLFAIGILTLDENNLVLLYSVFLYVPPIYAVVIIAPTIFAFQNKEPRARTILFTGLVLAFTMMNDVFYGLFEVYALFPYSFPLGLVTFVALNSYIISSRFTEDLEKAKEFAQLQVKYNEQLKLQAEERTRIASDIHDSIGSELTAILFELESKNKEDSTLKKLKIEVTHLISNVRDIVFLMQHTGTRKELVEDVMVRYAERIQGTGSIQVRTEIKEVSDALRLDQCLHIQKIFLELMSNILRHSEAKNIQILWNRDGKNLFLRIADDGKKFETKAGEFSGIGLNNIQMRAEKLNASYDFSRESENIFTMSIPIL
- a CDS encoding LIC10421/LIC12816 family protein produces the protein MQVSFLIDWNRAFFGKIFYFLFLLVVLGVLSPVFSVSEEEEERLLEKALVESAVTPAQKQAVSNYLKATAIAKRNRANELRELAKLSRGEKFLHAQARKEKLHRMAESLERQADRHEAALKQLPTESH